Proteins encoded together in one Nitrospirota bacterium window:
- a CDS encoding sugar kinase, protein MAVVGIGQCAWDMLAVVDRFPQADTKKEVLAWEEQGGGPVATALAALSRLGVFCRFFGVIGDDREGAAIRQSLIEEGVDVTGMVKRSNASSQTAFIAIDRSIGSRTIFWKRPSCDPLRIEELPPDFPSNAEFLLLDGLMKDASLFAAHQARKAGIPIMLDAGRVREGTLELARLCDYVVGSEEFASELGWKDDPGVLGQEVRKHGFGITTITLGSRGSVTFADDEIISCPAFPVETVDTTGAGDVFHGGFLYGLLRRWPLKETIRFASAVAAMKCRKLGGRAGIPKLSEAQQFLQERTS, encoded by the coding sequence ATGGCCGTTGTGGGGATCGGGCAGTGTGCCTGGGACATGCTCGCAGTTGTCGATCGCTTTCCACAAGCCGATACAAAAAAAGAAGTGCTTGCGTGGGAAGAGCAGGGAGGGGGACCGGTCGCAACGGCATTGGCTGCGCTGTCGCGTCTTGGCGTTTTTTGCCGGTTCTTCGGTGTTATTGGAGATGACCGGGAAGGCGCGGCGATCCGGCAGTCCCTGATCGAAGAAGGAGTCGACGTCACCGGCATGGTCAAGCGATCTAACGCCTCGTCCCAGACGGCATTCATTGCTATCGATAGATCGATAGGGTCGCGTACGATCTTCTGGAAACGGCCATCCTGCGATCCGCTCCGGATTGAAGAACTGCCGCCCGATTTCCCGAGCAATGCCGAGTTTCTTCTCCTTGACGGCCTGATGAAGGACGCTTCGCTGTTCGCTGCGCATCAGGCCAGGAAAGCGGGCATTCCAATCATGCTTGATGCGGGCCGCGTCAGAGAGGGAACGCTTGAGCTTGCCCGGCTCTGCGATTATGTGGTCGGATCTGAAGAGTTTGCGAGTGAGCTGGGGTGGAAGGATGATCCCGGAGTATTAGGGCAGGAGGTCAGGAAGCACGGTTTCGGCATCACGACGATAACCCTGGGCAGCCGTGGGAGCGTTACCTTTGCAGACGATGAAATCATTTCCTGCCCTGCCTTTCCCGTCGAGACTGTGGACACGACCGGCGCCGGCGACGTATTTCACGGCGGCTTTCTCTACGGTCTCCTTCGGAGGTGGCCGCTCAAAGAAACGATCCGGTTCGCGTCGGCCGTTGCCGCAATGAAGTGCAGGAAGCTCGGCGGAAGGGCGGGCATCCCGAAGCTTTCGGAAGCGCAGCAATTTCTCCAGGAGCGTACCTCTTAG